DNA from Tripterygium wilfordii isolate XIE 37 chromosome 15, ASM1340144v1, whole genome shotgun sequence:
TTCCCGAAAATCGTCATCATCTTGATAAAGTTCCTTTAAATACTCAAACCCAACAATCTTATGGGACAATGTAATTAACAAGCTAGCTCTTCGGCTCAAGGCATCAGCGACTTTGTTCGTCACTCCCGATTTATGCTTGATGACAAAAGTGAATCTTTGTAAAGCTGTAGCCCACCTAGCATGAACTCCGTCCAAGTGTTTTTGGCTTTGGAGATACTTCAAAGCTTGGTGATCAGTATATAACACGAACTCCCGCTGGATAAGATAACTTTCCCAATATTTTAATGCGCGGACCACCGCATAAAATTCTTGATCATAAGTACTCCACTTTTGTCGAGCTTCACTTAATTTCTCACTGAAAAACGCGATCGGCCGATGTTCTTGTGACAACACAGCTCCAATTCCAACACCACATGCATCGCATTCTACCTCGAAAACTTTCTCAAAACTAGGTAAAGCCAAAACGGGAGCTGTGCACAACTTCTCCTTGATTAATGCAAAGCTACTTTCTGCTTCATTGCCCCAGTTGAATTTGCCTTTCTTTAAACATTCTGTTATGGGAGCCATAATGGTGCTAAAATTCTTGATGAACCTCCGATAAAAAGTGGCCAATCCGTGAAAACTTCGAACCTCGGTAATGGACTTAGGTGTCGGCCATTCTTGGATAGCACGAATTTTCTCTTCATCTACATGAATTCCTTCTGAACTAACAATATACCCCAAGAATATCAGTCGGTTGGTTGAGAAATTACACTTCTTTCGATTGATGAAAAGCTTATTTTCTTGTAAGACTTGTAATACTTGACGAAGTTGTTCAATGTGTTCCTCTTCAGATTTGCTGTAGATGAGGATGTCGTCAAAATAAACGACAACAAATTTCCCAATGAACGGTCTTAAGACTTGGTTCATCAATCGCATAAAGGTGCTGGGCGCATTCGACAAACCAAACGGCATAACAAGCCATTCATATAAACCATCTTTGGTCTTAAAAGCAGTCTTCCACTCATCTCCAGGCCTGATACGAATTTGGTGGTAACCACTACGAAGatctatttttgaaaatatttttgaaccCTCTAGCATGTCCAACATGTCATCTAAACGAGGGATAGGAAATCGGTATTTGATTGTTATCTTGTTAATGGCTCGACTATCGATACACATTCGCCAACTTCCATCTTTTTTGGGAACCAATAGCGCTGGTATAGCACACGGGCTCATGCTTTCTTTGATAAATCCCTTCTGAAGTAATTCCTCCACCTTCTCCTTTAATATATCATTCTGTTTTGGGCTCATCCTATAGTGTGCCAAATTTGGAAGGGATGCACCAGGAATTAAGTCTATGTGGTGTTGAACATCTCTCATTGGCGGCAATTGGTCTGGTAAATCCTCCGCCGTAAGTTCTTCGAACTCCTTTAATAGCAATTTTACTTTATCAGAAATTGCTGATATTACACCACCTTGTTCCATAGCTGCCAATCCTTTAAGTGTCAAAAGAAAAACTGTCCTTACTTGACTTATATCTGCTTCAAGTTCGTGCTCAGATTTAGAAAGAATTAAGAATGAACTCCCCTCTACTTTAGAACTACTATTGGCACGTTGATCTTCAAGAGGCACCATAGCAATTTTGTGTCCTTCCCAATTGAACAGATAGGTGTTATCTTTACCTCGAAAAGTAACATCGACATCGTACTGCCATGGCCGACCCAACAAGATATGACTAGCATCCATATCGACCACATCACAAAGTACTTCAGACTTGTAATGCTTTCCAATAGAAAGAGGCACTCTACAAATTTGAGTTACTTTAACAGTAGGCCCCTTGTTGATCCAGCTAATTGAATATGGCGAAGGGTGCTTTTCCGTTGGAAGTTTGAGATGTTTCACCAGCCTACTCGCCACAAAATTCTCACAACTTCCGCTATCAATGATCAAGTTGCAAATTTTTTGATTAACTGAGCACTTTGAATGAAAGATTTTGTGTCGTTGGCCTTGATTTTCTTGTTTGGAGAGGAGGACTCGTTGCACAATACAGTTGACATGCTCTCTACTTTCATCCTCTTCTGCGATTTCTGCTTCTAAATAAGGATCTTCACCTTCGTAACCAAACTCCTCTTCATTAATGTCAATTCGATCTTCTTCGGTAACAAGATTTACAGGACGACGATCTGGACATTGATTGGAGCGGTGCCCAGGCTTTCCACACCTAAAGCACTTATCCGGTGTAGGCCTGGCATAAGGATCTGGATTACGCATATTACCTGGATTGCGAGATGCAGTTCTATTTGTTGTTGCAGAGTTCTGTCCGCCATTGCCACCACTACTAGTTCCTGCGACATTTCGCATTGGCAATCCTTGTGGCCTTGCATGATTTGATGATGCTTGGGGTTGTTTTCCTCGATCATTTGTGGATTCTAATTGCTGCATCCTGTACCTATTTGTTGAGGCATGCGGCTTCCTTTTGTCCATCATCTCTGCTCGAATAGCTAAACTGATTGCATCATCCAATGAGTGGATAATTTGCATCCTCATATGGTCTTGAATGGATGGTTTTAGACCACCCCTATACCTTGCCACTTTCTGGCCCTCGGTCTCTGCCAAATTGTTGCGTTCAGATAGTTTTTGAAATTCTGTGGTATATTCAAAAACTGATCGATACTCTCCTTGAGCACAATTTTGATATAGATCAAATAGATGCTGGTCATAATCTGATGGAAGAAACCGATCCATCATAAGTTCTTTCATCCTCCTCCATGTATTGATAGGTTCTCTACCACGCCTTCTCCTATCTAATTGAAGTCGATCCCACCAAACAGCAGCAGCCCCTCTCAGTTTCCAAGCAACAATTTTCTGGGCTCGCTCTGGTGATAATCCCATCATCTCTACAAAGCGATCAACTTCTGAAATCCAATCGAGGAAATCTTCTATTTGAAGATTTCCGTTGAATGATGAAAAGTCAGTTTTCATCCGATAATCATCTAACTCTCGATTTCTCCTAGGAGGTTCCGCTTCTTCAAGCTCCTCATCCTCTGGATCTGAATCATGCATGTCAGCATGTCTTCGTTGCGGTCTCCTATCACCAACTCGTCGGCCTTGGGCAATTCCTTCGGCACGATTTTGTTGAGCTACGGGTGCTATGTTAACATTCAGATTGAGGCCTTGAAGTAACTCGCGCATCTCTTGGATATTTCTTTGAATATCAGTAAGCTGTTCTCCATGCCCATCAATCGCATCCCACACGTCACCACGATTCCCACGAGCACCGTCAATGGGATCACCTCTGTTTTGCGGGGCAGCCATCAAGCCAGGTGAATCCtcgcttcgataccacttgacGCAGAACGGAAGTTAACAAGAAGGGATTTGATCACgtcaaaacccaaaaataatCAAGCAGAGTCTCTAACAGAGAGCTACACACGTGAATCAGTTTCACTGAAGAAAGTTTAATAATAAAAGTATCCATCAAACGTTACAGTAGTTGATCCTTTTATAAGGCTcctaaaataagaaattaactagGATTATTACTCCTAAAATCAAATAATACTAATCAGAAATAGACTAGGACTTATTACTCCTAAACAATCACGGAAACTTAGAAATACTAGAATCAGGactttaaaaacaaacaaaactaccGGGCCCTCTTATTCTTCTTATAGTGGTCCAGTTGCTTCATAAAAATGTCCTCAAGATGTTCTACATCAATACCATTTTGTGATAAAGGGAACTCTTTCTTGGACCGACCCTTCATGGTACCCCTACCTCTTCCTGCACCAGTGACTGCAGCACCCCGTCCAGTGGACTTCTTAATCCCACGACCTGGTCCAGGGCGGCTACCTCTTCGAGAAATTGCAGGATCTTCACTCTCCCACCTAATATCTTCAGGAGATATCTATCATCAAAAGACATAAAGATCACTGCCAAGTAGGGTTGTAGCATTTCTCAACATGAGAGATTTGGGAGATAAATTATATGATTGCAACGAAGTGTCGATAGAAGTTGCATAatcccttaatttttttctgTGAAAATACAACCGGTTCACCTGTAAAATATGAAGCACCCAGTGCATAAAGCTCCTACAGTGGAGGCAGGGTGTGGTTAGGGGCAGGTTTATGCCGCCTAACTCCCAATTTGGAGAGGCTGCCTCTATGGTTTAAACTTGTAGCACCTAGGTCGCAAAGAAGCAGTTTTGCCATTACTTGCTGAATATTGTGCTTTTATTATGCATACGCAGCCTACCCAAGAATTTAAGAGTGTTTTCCATATGTATCCAGCACAATCCCTACAGGTTACTTCACATGGAACTAAAAGCAAAGTGCATCCCCTTGATGTCTCTTTAATAaatttgtccttcttcttccgTAAAAGGGgcaaaaaactaaaagaaaattcattttttttattggacaattgatataagtaaCTATGATTTTATTGCATGCGGATTGCAGAGTCACAATTCAATAGGAAAGGTTACAACTTACAATTAATGATATTTTCCTGAAACTGACAATTTAAGGATAAACAAATATACTAAGCACGACTTAAACAGATTAGAAAACAAGCCTACACATCAAACTAGCATTTAAAAAATGGTCTTAAGTAACCATATGAAAAAATATCTGCACACACTACTGAAGACGCTTCACATTTTAATTGATCTTTAGGGATTCTCAAAAAACGTTGGATTGTGAGACAATCACGCCAAGGTTTGATACAGAAATTTTCATCAAGACAATAAAATAGCTAATATAGTCAGTTTAGCCTGTACGAACATGGAAACGGTTATACTATACCTCTTTGAGATTGACCCACTCCCATGTTTCACCGGCAGTATTAATGTCATAAACCAAAGCATGCAGCCCCTGTCACATTTCAGAATCAGTAAGCTAAATCCTTCTAATTACTCGGAATATTGTGTAGTGTACAGTACAAATACCTCGACAGGATTGTAGTCAGTAATGACAGCCTCATAGAAGTGGTTATCTTCAGGCCACCTCGTCCAAACTTTCTTTCCAATTAATGGATCATAATTTGCTGTCTCAGGAGGTTCACCTCTGACAAAAGCACCTGAAGAACTGCGATTAAGAACTTGAGTCCTTCCAGTGACACCGGAGAGAGGGTGCTGCACAGAATTCATTGAGAACGAAACAAACTTACTCCAGCATTTACACATAGCCAGGAACTAAGATCAAAGATATAACTATGAATTCATTATGTTTTAACagtgaaaaaatatttaacttaCTGATTTGGGCTTCTTATTCCTTTCTCCCGGATGAAGATCTCGTCCAAGAGCTGCTGAAGATGGCTCCACAGATGGATGCAACGCAGCAGATGGTGCTCCCATTGAAAAGGAAGACGCTAATTGTGAGTTTTTCTGTTTCTTGCGTGACGCAGAAACAGCAGGACTGGGAACTGGTTCGTGAATAGGCTGAGCAGTGCTGAGCATGCCAGGTTGGAGCCCACGTGACTTCCTCCATTCCCTAGTAACATAAATGATTATAGTACCCATTAAAATACAAAACcggttagatttttttaaaaaatatgctcTAACATGTTTTATCATCAAAACGTTCTGACCTTATTTGTCTGATGATGTCATCAGCATTAACATTGGATAGAAGCACCCGATGTTCCTCATCTGATACTCTGAGCTCTTTCCTGAGTTCTGTAATTAAACTTTCTTTTTCCTAAACGGAAACAAATTAAACAGCTAAAAGAATTTAATGATACATCTAAAGTTATATAGaagtttaatcaaatgaatttaaaagagaaaaagtgaACCCATACCCAAGTGATGGCATCAGATTGAGCCTTGAAGGCTCGCAGGACAGAACTGTATGCATCTTGTTCTATATCGTGGATCTGTGTTTCCATATCTGTATGCTTCCTCAATAATGGAACAGATCCCGTAGCTAATCTTGTATTCCCAGTAGGATGCATCCCTCTTTGAAATCTATTCTGATGTGATGGCGGAAGATCATCATCCGTTCCTGCAGATATTGTAAAGTAAGTAAGTATTAGTCCCTGTGTCATTTTAATAAGTATGTGAGTAAGATCTTTAAGTACGTCAGCTATGGTCAATTACCAAATTTTGACTATAACAAGATTAGGCTTGTTCTTGCATCCTTA
Protein-coding regions in this window:
- the LOC120016493 gene encoding protein EMSY-LIKE 3-like isoform X4; protein product: MEYELSDSSGTDDDLPPSHQNRFQRGMHPTGNTRLATGSVPLLRKHTDMETQIHDIEQDAYSSVLRAFKAQSDAITWEKESLITELRKELRVSDEEHRVLLSNVNADDIIRQIREWRKSRGLQPGMLSTAQPIHEPVPSPAVSASRKKQKNSQLASSFSMGAPSAALHPSVEPSSAALGRDLHPGERNKKPKSHPLSGVTGRTQVLNRSSSGAFVRGEPPETANYDPLIGKKVWTRWPEDNHFYEAVITDYNPVEGLHALVYDINTAGETWEWVNLKEISPEDIRWESEDPAISRRGSRPGPGRGIKKSTGRGAAVTGAGRGRGTMKGRSKKEFPLSQNGIDVEHLEDIFMKQLDHYKKNKRAR
- the LOC120016493 gene encoding protein EMSY-LIKE 3-like isoform X1 — protein: MEYELSDSSGTDDDLPPSHQNRFQRGMHPTGNTRLATGSVPLLRKHTDMETQIHDIEQDAYSSVLRAFKAQSDAITWEKESLITELRKELRVSDEEHRVLLSNVNADDIIRQIREWRKSRGLQPGMLSTAQPIHEPVPSPAVSASRKKQKNSQLASSFSMGAPSAALHPSVEPSSAALGRDLHPGERNKKPKSHPLSGVTGRTQVLNRSSSGAFVRGEPPETANYDPLIGKKVWTRWPEDNHFYEAVITDYNPVEGLHALVYDINTAGETWEWVNLKEISPEDIRWESEDPAISRRGSRPGPGRGIKKSTGRGAAVTGAGRGRGTMKGRSKKEFPLSQNGIGKKASGDIEILHTDAVIKEVEKAFDASHPDPMEIEKAKKLLKEQEQALVDAIARLEDASDGESADGEQPFPGHSMDQEQGWTKQPSNQEGEGRLLEGAVGNKVASDDLQEKIL
- the LOC120016493 gene encoding protein EMSY-LIKE 3-like isoform X3, which translates into the protein MHPTGNTRLATGSVPLLRKHTDMETQIHDIEQDAYSSVLRAFKAQSDAITWEKESLITELRKELRVSDEEHRVLLSNVNADDIIRQIREWRKSRGLQPGMLSTAQPIHEPVPSPAVSASRKKQKNSQLASSFSMGAPSAALHPSVEPSSAALGRDLHPGERNKKPKSHPLSGVTGRTQVLNRSSSGAFVRGEPPETANYDPLIGKKVWTRWPEDNHFYEAVITDYNPVEGLHALVYDINTAGETWEWVNLKEISPEDIRWESEDPAISRRGSRPGPGRGIKKSTGRGAAVTGAGRGRGTMKGRSKKEFPLSQNGIGKKASGDIEILHTDAVIKEVEKAFDASHPDPMEIEKAKKLLKEQEQALVDAIARLEDASDGESADGEQPFPGHSMDQEQGWTKQPSNQEGEGRLLEGAVGNKVASDDLQEKIL
- the LOC120016493 gene encoding protein EMSY-LIKE 3-like isoform X2, encoding MEYELSDSSGTDDDLPPSHQNRFQRGMHPTGNTRLATGSVPLLRKHTDMETQIHDIEQDAYSSVLRAFKAQSDAITWEKESLITELRKELRVSDEEHRVLLSNVNADDIIRQIREWRKSRGLQPGMLSTAQPIHEPVPSPAVSASRKKQKNSQLASSFSMGAPSAALHPSVEPSSAALGRDLHPGERNKKPKSHPLSGVTGRTQVLNRSSSGAFVRGEPPETANYDPLIGKKVWTRWPEDNHFYEAVITDYNPVEGLHALVYDINTAGETWEWVNLKEISPEDIRWESEDPAISRRGSRPGPGRGIKKSTGRGAAVTGAGRGRGTMKGRSKKEFPLSQNGIGKKASGDIEILHTDAVIKEVEKAFDASHPDPMEIEKAKKLLKEQEQALVDAIARLEDASDGESDGEQPFPGHSMDQEQGWTKQPSNQEGEGRLLEGAVGNKVASDDLQEKIL